From the Clostridia bacterium genome, one window contains:
- a CDS encoding PASTA domain-containing protein, which translates to GLEMGSVAQISLPGTPADQVIAQSPPPNAQGVASPRLSLLVTAPEQSKSFVMPDFGGMPLGEVSVAITDAGLKVGNVSTLKQDPSAVAQSQATGAMVARQTPAPGQRVSPGMIVNLEVVR; encoded by the coding sequence GCGGGTTGGAGATGGGCTCGGTAGCCCAGATCTCTTTGCCCGGCACTCCGGCGGATCAGGTGATTGCGCAGAGTCCGCCGCCGAACGCACAGGGCGTCGCATCGCCGAGGCTCAGCCTTCTGGTCACTGCGCCGGAGCAGAGCAAATCGTTTGTCATGCCGGACTTCGGCGGCATGCCGCTGGGAGAAGTGTCGGTTGCCATCACCGATGCAGGGTTGAAGGTAGGCAACGTCAGCACGTTGAAGCAAGATCCCTCGGCAGTGGCGCAGTCGCAAGCCACCGGAGCGATGGTTGCGCGCCAGACACCCGCTCCGGGCCAGCGCGTATCGCCGGGAATGATCGTGAACCTGGAAGTAGTCCGTTAG